The DNA region ATTTCGAGGGGAACAGCACCCACCACGTTATAGTCTACGTGCACCATGCGGGGGAGCATCTTCTTTTCTGTAGTAAACAAGGGTTCAAAGCGTTCCTTCAGCCGCAGTTGCATATCTTTATTCTTCACGGCTTTGCTGAACCATAAGGCGCCCAACCAGGTACAGGCATCAGGATAAGTCACATAATTGGGAGCTTTTTCCGCCCGCGGATTTCCAAAGCGGGTATGAGGGGTGACCAGGAACTTATTGACTATACGCGTACCTATCCCTTTCGGATCGGCATCTTTCATACGTTTCTTCAAATCGGCATCCTGGGCGTTCATTGTTCCACACCAGCCTGTAAAGGCGGCAAATAGGATAAGTAAGATCTTGTGCGTCTTCATTCCATAGCATTGTTAACAGATTAATAACTATGGCAAAATTAGGGAATTTGGGTCTGAAGGGTTTGAAGGATCGTTCCAAAAGCTTGAACTATTAGCTCAAAATAGTGTATATAGGCCTCTCAGACAGGATAGTTCAGTGATAGAATTAGAGATTAGCAAACTGATTCGCCGCAATCATCAAATTCTCTCTTTATTGAGATCAAATACTCACCGTAGCGAGAGTTTTTTCTCAAAGCGGTGAGAAAGAATAAGAAATTTACTGCCTACGCTGACTATACCCTGCATAAATCATCAACGCAAAAGCGCAGGCGTACGCAATGAATACGGCAGTCAGTCCCGGCGGTGTATCACCTCCGCCATACGAATGAAGACCGGACAGGTAGTAGTTCACACCGAAGTAAGTCATCAGTACCGAAGCAAGTCCCAGTACGGACATGACGCTGAATGCATAATCCGAGCGGAGAGTGGGAAGAAAGCGTGCATGCAGGATAAAAGCATAAACTACCATCGTAATCAATGCCCAAGTCTCTTTAGGATCCCAGCCCCAATAACGTCCCCACGACTCATTTGCCCAAACAGCACCGAGGAAGATACCGGCCGTCAGCAGATAAAGCCCTATATGCAGGGACATTTCATTGATGATGCGAAGTTCACGGATATGGGGCTGCAACAAGGCTACTTTCGACGGATTGCCGGCACTCATGAATGCAAGGGTAAGCAGACCGAGCAGAAAACTGATACCGAAGAAGCCATAACTTGCCGTAATTACAGCCACATGTATCATCAGCCAATACGACTTCAACACCGGAACCAAGGGAGTGATTTCGGGGTCCATGAAGTTCAGGTTGGCAACAAACAGGATGATACCTGCGAAGAAAGCCGCCAAAGCCAACGTCATGGAGGAACGCTTGATAAACAAAAGTCCCGCCAACGCTGTAGCCCAGGCAACATATATCATGGATTCATAAGCATTGGCCCAGGGAGCACGCCCGGATATGTACCAACGGATACCGATTCCGGAAGTATGCAACAGGAAGATCAGCACAACCAACGTCACCAAGGGAATGATAATGGTTTTCAGCAGACGGCGTCCGGGCTTCAGCAACTGCCCTACCGCAAATATCAACAATAACAGTCCGACCGCTATATACCCCATAGCCGACCAGAAGAACAAACGTGCTTTATTATAAAACAATTCCCACGACACTTGCTTCTCCGTCAGCAAAGGTGTGGCGCTCTGCTTCTGTTGATACACGTTCATCATGGAAAGCACCTCTCCCGCTCTCTCCCATGTACCGGTACGCAAGGCATCAAAAGCTTCTCCCAAATACCACGGCATGATTTTCGATACGAACAGAGAGTCTTTCCCGGAATACACACTCAGATCATCTCCCGGAGAATACCATTTGCCACTCGTATCTCCCGGCAACGGGAACAGTGCAAACATCTTTCCTTGTTGCAGGGAATACAGGATATTAATCTTTTCGTCCAGCTTCAACAGGTCCTTTTCAAGCCGCGAACGTTCGGCTGCCGGACGGGAATATGCCTTGTCTACGGCATCGGAAATCAGATAGCTGCCATCTTCACTGAATACATCAAAGAAACGGATATACTTGCCTTCGGGCAGAGCGTAGGCTTGCGGCAATTCTTTATTAGTCTGGCGGATAAAAGGAATATTTCCCCAGTAAGACGGATTCATAAGAAAACCGATAATGACCTGTTCGGAGCTAAGTCCTTCGAAAGTATCGCTGCGGTAGATCTTGCGCAAGAGTTTGTCCGTATACGTATCTACAGGTTCAATACGGCCTGTAGGACATTGTATCTGCATTCGTCCCCATTGTTCGGCCTGTTCCGCAGGGATGGTGTTCTTCAGCAGGTGCTCCGCTTCAGCCTTTTGCGCAAAGGAAAGGGTGGGAAGAAAAGCCAATAGCAGAAGAGGAGTCACCCGTTTCAATTGCTTTGCCAGTTGGCGGAAACGGGACTTTTTATCTGCCAGAGTCAGCAACATACCAGCAAGAAGAAGCAGATATCCGGCATACGTAATACCTGTTCCTGCCGTATCATTATTGACGGTCAAGATGGTGCCCTGTTCATCGGCATCATAGGAAGACTGGTAGAGCCGGTATCCCTGCTCGTAAATCACCTTATTCATGTAGATGTGTTCTCTCCGTTCTCCCTCTTCCGTATGAATGGTAAGGAAACTCTCAAAAGAAGAAGGGCTGTGAGAACCGGGATAACGAACTAACTTAAAGTCATCCAGGCGGATGGAAAAGGGCAACGGGCGTTGGTCTTCCGTCGTACGCATATGGGACACGGTTTCTCCTTCCCTGATATGCACAATGCCCTCAAAGCCGAACATATTGGTCACCAATGCTCCCAACAAGATTACAATAAAGGAGATATGCAACAGTAAGACTCCATATTTACGCTGGCTCCACAGACGTGCTTGCCAGGCAGTAGCGCAGAAATTGAGAATCAAAAGAAATTGCAGAAGATAGAAAAGCGGATTATTATAGATTATTTCCCTTGCCATCGCCGTCCCTTGCGCCTTCTCGACAAAAGTTGCGGCAGCCAGCAGGATCACATAATGCACCAGCAATATCAATGTTATCTTCCACGAGGTGAACATCGCTTTCAAGGAGGAGCTTACTTTTTTCATGTGCGGATATATCCTTTCAATTGTTTTATGATCTATCTGTCATTCTATTGAAACATTGTCATTCTATTGAAACCTTCAACGTAGCCAACAATTCTGCCAGTGCCGGTGGCGTCAGTTGCTGGGCAGCATCAGAAAGAGCTTTCTGCGGACAACAATGCGACTCGATAAACAGACCGTCGGCGTACAAAGATATGGCTTTCCCGCAAATAGCCGCCAATAATTCACGTTTTCCTCCGATATGACTCGGATCACAGTAGAAAGGCAATTCAGGAAAATGAGTATGAAAACGCTCCGCCAACTCCCAAAGGGGAGCATTGCGGTAAGGAGAACTATCTACCGTGCAAAAGCCACGATGAATGATACGGATGTCTTTCAGTCCGGCCTGTTGAAGGCGTTCTACCGCACCAATCCATAAGTCTACGTCGGGACATACAGGATTCTTCACCCATACCGGCATATCGCACCCGCGCAGGGCTTCCGCCAGTTCGTGCATCATAAAAGGGTTAACCGTAGTACGCGCACCAATCCAGATCATATCCAGACCGGCTTTCCGTACAGCTTCCACGTGGCAGGGAAGTGCCACCTCAGTCATAACCCGAAGTCCCAGTTCCTGCTGTATCTCTCGCATCCAGTCCAGTCCTTCTTCGCCAACTCCCTCAAATGTTCCACAGCGCGAACGGGGCTTCCACAAGCCGGCACGTAAAGTGCCAACGCCTATCTCTTTCAGTCCTCTTGCTGTTTCCAACATCTGTGTACGACTTTCCGCACTACACGGACCGGCCACTAAACCTATAGTTTTCATATTATAATAGTTACGAGTAACGAGCTACAAGCTACGAGTGACGAGCTACGAGTAATACCCGAAAGGTACTTGTAGCTCGTAGCTCATGTAGCTCGTAGCTTTCTCACTCTTCGATAATCACACGGAAGCCTACATTATATACTTTCTGCCAAGGCAGATACGATCTGCGGTAGTATGTGGTGGCCGCTTTCGGATGATCATTCCATGATCCGCCTCTAACCACTTTTTCCGCACCCGTACCTTGCGTCTTTTCATTGTAAGGATAAGGCAGATAATCAGAGGATGTCCATTCGGCAACATTACCCTGCATATCATAGAGTCCCCACGCGTTAGCCTGGTACTCACCGCCTTTCACCATCAGCATATTGCCGTCATCCACACCATTCTCCTTGGGTTGATAAGTGTAATACTTATACCAAGGGTCAGTCTCCCGCATCGGCATCGGATTCACTCCTCTTACCGCCATCTGATTCAGATGCTTGTCGGCCAAATTCTCAAACTTACCAAAGTCTGTGTTTAAAGAACCATACCAGAACTCACCGTCGCTACCTGCACGGCAAGCCCACTCCCACTGAACCTCGGTAGGCAGAGTGACGGTCTTACCAGTCTTTTCACTCAGTTTCTTACAGAATGCCATTGCTTCTTCCCAGCTCACACGGATGGCAGGCTGTTCAGGGTTATTGGCAGGATAGCCCTCGTGTACATGATCTTTCCACAACTGACGGATGAAGCGGCTGTCATGTTCCGGGAAGATTGTACGGAACTGTTCATTGCTGACTTCAATCTCACCCATCCAGAATCCTTTCTTCACAACCTGTTTATGAGCAGGAGAATAATCGGAATGACCTCTGTTGCTCCCCATCACAAATGAACCGGCAGGAATGCGGACAAAATTCATCTTTACTCCCGGAGCCAATTCAATACTCATCTTCGTTTCTCCTTCTTTGGCAAGCATAGCCTGGGCAGCAGTTTTATCAAACGGCCAGCCTTTGACTTTTACATCCTTGTCTTTATACTCCTTCTTTTCCGGTTTCACTGGAACCGGTTTCTCTTGTCCTTCCAGGTATTTGGCATACGAACGGATCTCAGCCTGCCAGTCTACACCGGAGCGAGCATATTTCTCCGTCAATTCCGTACGGCGGCTGATTTGTTCCACTCCCTTAAATTCATTGGCTTTGAACTTGCCATGATAAGGAGCATTGAAGTCAATCCAGTTGTACAGAGTTTGCCATTCCTTGTCGGTCAGTTCCACCCCATGATGCCCCGTCTTCAATATTTTGATCAACGGACTCACAGAAGCATGATACTCATACGGATCGAGCACTTCAATCTCCGCTTCGGGACCTTGACGGTACACATAAGGATGCAGATTCAGATAACTGACTCCGAAGCCGGAGAACTTATCTATCTTTCCACCTGTAAAGTCAGCCAGTTTATTGGAACCATCGTGGCAGGCGATACAAGCACGATCCAGCACAGGCTGTACTTCCAGATCGAAAGTGAAAGAACGTACTCCACCTTCCGGCTTCGTAATCTCATGAGGCGCCATAGCCGAAGCTTTCACACGTTTCGGTATAGGCAATTGGTTCTGGTCTTCATGGCAACCTACACAAGAAACTGTTTCTCCCGGCATACCGGTCAGCCAGCTACGCATCCACTGAATGGCACGTCCTTCCGAATCCAACGGCTGCAATGAAATAGGCGTATTGGCAGGAATCTTAAATATCGCAGAACCGTCTTCTTCTACAGGAACGGTCCCCAACAAGCGCTTGATATCCCAACCACTCTGAACACCCTGCGCCCAATGGTCGGACGGAGTTTTGTTATAAGCATATTCATAAGCAAGCACACGGAATGCTTTTACTGTACCACGAGGCACACCTTCCAGACCTTCACCCTCGTATATATCCTGAATGAATACGGTAGCCTCCTTACTGGCCGGATTAATCTTTTCAGGAATCACCGGAGGTACCGGACGTTGCACTACCGGAGTCGGACAAATAAGGCCTTCACCTTCAAATTCGGCAATCAGCGTGAGGTTATCGTATATGTCGATCAGATAGACTCCCCACAGGGCGCTTTCATTCAACTTAGCAGTAACCAGGAAATATTTATCCGTCAATGGATAAGGCTTGATAAACTGAGGCCAAACGCCATCCACCAACCGGTCTTTTACAATCGGTTCTATCTTACGATCGCGGAATGGCAATTCCTGTAACATACCTTTCTCTGACTTACGGCTCCTTGAAGGATCAAACAACATCAAACGGCCGGAACGTGTCACACCATGGTGACCGGAAATCACACCGATAAACTGTGACGAACTACCGGGCAGCGGTTTGGCATCGAACGTACTGTTCGGGAAGTAAGAACCACTACCATACAAAGACTTCTGTTCCGTTCCGTCCGGATTCATGTGCATTACGAAGCGGGAAAAATAGTGAGTCAAATCCGTATATTCCCAACGTGTGTACATGATACGGCCATTATTCATAACCGTTGGCGCCCAGTTGGCATCCTGGTCAAAGGTCAGACGACGCAAAGAACCATCTTTCGGATCGTACAGGCACATATTACCTACTTCGTCATTACCATTCACGCAAGGTACACCATTATAGCCGATATTGGATACAGCGATAAGCTTACCGGAAGGCAAATAAGTAGCATCAAAGAATTCCAAATCCTTTTCCGGAGTCTCTATGAGTTTCTTCAAACCGGTACCATCCAATTTCACTTCAAATACTTGCCAGCGGCGGTCGGTATCTACCATAGAGAACATCAAACGGTCAGCATCCCAATGTAATTTCAAATCAGGCACAGAAGAACCGTTGGTAGGTTTAAAGATAGTACGGGTCTTAACATCTCCACGCAAGTTGGATAACTCCGCAATCTCAGCATTAAATCCACCGCGTGAAGCGGAAGTCTGGTTGGACCAGTTGTTATTCTGAGTACCCAGGGCACGCGGATTCACCTGACGGGCAGAAGTACCTATCTTATAACGACCGACAATGATCTTATCCATATCCAGCACTGTATTTGCCAGCAAGATATCACGCTTCAATTGCAAAGCTTTGTTGGCAGCTTCCAAGGCAGAAGCCTCATTTTTATAAATACCGGAGAAACCTTTTCCGGTCAGTAACTTCAGTTCGGCAAGCTTGGCCTGGTTCGTATTCTTATCATAACCGGCATCTTTTATCATGTCATTATAAGCCTCTTCAATAGCACGCATATTCAGCCAACTCAGAGACTCCTGCAAGTGATATACTTTCATAGCTTCCTGTGCCAGATTCAAATAGCCGATAACTTGATCGTCCAAGATCGGTTTAGATGCAATCTGTGCAACTTGGGCAGTGAAATAGGATTTATCATTCAGCAAATTAATAACTTCCGTTGCTATATGCTTTTCGATACCGGCATCATAGGTCGTAACCAACGCTTTCATATCGCTTCCACCGAATGGCAGGAACAAAGTAGCCTCAGTCGGATATTTGGCAACGATATCCGAAGCAGCTCCGGCACCGGTAATCCCTTGGAGACGGAAAATCACCGTACCCGCAGAAGAGCGGTTTTCCAATCCGATCTCCGCCTCAAAGCGGGTATATTTCTTATCCAGAGGAACCACGATTTGCGCATTGGCATTTGCCATGATCGTGCGTTTGTAGGTTTTGCCTTTCATGACTACATCCTGTCCCTTGGCATTCTCATTAAAACGCAGACTGCCGCTACCTGTTTTCTTGAAAGTACTTCTCAAGTCGTTCAGCCAAACGGAGGAACCGTCTGCCGCTACTAATTTAGCATTTGCCCATACAGCCTGGTCATCTCCTGTACCATCTACCGTACCCCAGGTATAAAGCACCATTTCATCCAGTCCGGTTATATCCGCCGAGAAAGGCACTGCTGCCTCTTTTGCCTTAATTACCTTCGATGCAACCGGCAAACAGGTCTTTTGCATTTCCGCATGGGCCCGATTCTTAGCCGCAGCAATGCTTTCCGCCCACGTAGCAGGCGCTTTCACCTTCGCACTCGCCCTTCGCTGTGCCATAGTGGGAAGCGACAGGGCAATGCATACAGACATTACTAATAATTTCTTATTCATAATACTTTGTTCTAAAGTTAATCTCCTATTTTAAGTTCGGTAAGCGGAAATTGTCTATATAGCAGGCAGCGGATATCTTACCGACATTCTTCTTATCATGCAATCTCCACACCACTTTACCGTTTTTATCTATCTCTATCAATTGCGGTTCATCCACCGTGGCATCTTTCGTATGTCCATACCAGTTACAAATCAATAGATTCCCATTCTTCAATTGCAGGATTTGCCCTACAAACAATAAAGCAACTCCTTCAATATCCAGTGCATTTACCCGTTTCATCTCTTCTCCTGTCTTGCGGTCGATCACGATGTAACAATGATTGTCTCCACAAGGCAACAGCAGATTTCCATCAGGAAGTTCAAGAGACGAGAATGCCTTGCCCTCAATCTGATATTCAGCGATGATCTTCCCTTTACGGCTTACTTCCAGCACTTTCTGTTTTGCCATTACCGGTATCAGATAATTACTGTTCCGGAGTTGGAATACTTGTCTGAACTGACTGTGGGGTCTTTCTACTTCCAGATTCAATGTTACTTTATTTACTTCTTTACCTTTCTTATCCAATTCTATGAATTGGGCAGGAACACCACATATTCCCAATAACACACCACCGTTCCGCAACAAGGTAGCTGATTGTAATTCCGTCTTGTCCGGTGTTTTATAATCCCAGACCACCTTATGGTCCCATGTCACGAGTTTTGCTCCCCGCTTATACGAATACAAGATTTCTCCCTTCCGGGTCAAAGCAACCGCATTACATTCTTCCCCTTTCTCCAAGGCATGCTGCCATTCCACTTTCCCCGTCTGTTTATCCAGCAGCAGAATATTCGGATTTCCGGAACCGGCAACCAAGAGTTTATCTTGTGCTGCCGCCCGAAATCCCATGGAAAGAATGATCCAAATAATTATATAAACCCTCATCATTCTTTTTGTAATCAGTGTTACTTATTCTTCAGTTCATTGAACAGTTCGAATGCCTGTTCCGGTTTCAGGTTTTCGTGTACCACTGCATGAACGGCCTGTATCATAGCGGCAGGCGCTTCCGACTGGAACACATTACGTCCCATATCCACACCGGAAGCCCCCTCGCTGATTGCCTTATAGCACAACTCCAACGCTTCCAGTTCAGGAAGTTTCTTTCCACCTGCAATCACCACAGGAACAGGACATGCTGCCACTACCTTTTCAAAACCATCACAATAATAGGTCTTCACGATATTCGCTCCATTCTCGGCAGCGATACGGGAAGCTAAACCGAAATAACGGGCATCACGTGCCATATCTTTACCAACGGCCGTCACTCCCATCACCGGTATTCCGTAACGGGTACCTTTATCTACTGCCTTGTACAAGTTGGCAACCGTTTTTGCTTCGTGGGCCGCATCTCCGATAGACAGCATAACTGCCATAGCCGATACATTCATACGTATTGCATCTTCAATGTCAATCAAGACGTTGTCATTCAGTTCTGTAAGAATAGAAGTGCCGGCATCCGAACGAAGACAAATAGGTTTATTGGTACTGGGCGGTATCACCGTACGAAGAATGCCGCGTGTACACATCAGGCAGTCCGCATATTCTATCAACGGAACAATGTTCAAATCGATACGCTCCAAACCGGACGTCGGTCCCATAATGAAACCATGGTCAAACGCCAGCATCACGGTTCTACCCGTCTTCGGATTGAAGATACGCGATAAACGATCCTTCATACCCCACGGAAGATGTTCCGCTCCCTTTACATGAAAACTATTATTAGTAGAAGCTACCCCCAAACCAAAATTGCAGCCTTCTCTTAAATCATCTAAATCAGCCATTTCTTATCTTTTCATTAGTTATTTATTATAAAGCTTTTGCAAACGCATCAAACATGCACGACCAGGATGAAGCTCCAGAATCCGCGTACCCGATAGAGCGTTCGCCATAATTACGGGCACGTCCGAAGTTTGCCTTCATTTCTTTGGTAGCTTCAGCACCTTTCACAGCTGCTTCGGCACCCGCTGTCAGAATAGCCTTCACATCAGCAGAATCACAAGCATGAATGGCTTCCACCGCCGGTATCAGGGCATCCATCATTGTTTTATCTCCCAGTTTTGCTTTTGTTTGTTTTCTCACACCTTCAAGTCCACCTGCAAACATAGCTTTTACACCTGCCACATCCAGTTCGGTACCTTCCGCATGGTCGCTCAT from Bacteroides sp. MSB163 includes:
- a CDS encoding phospho-2-dehydro-3-deoxyheptonate aldolase — encoded protein: MKTIGLVAGPCSAESRTQMLETARGLKEIGVGTLRAGLWKPRSRCGTFEGVGEEGLDWMREIQQELGLRVMTEVALPCHVEAVRKAGLDMIWIGARTTVNPFMMHELAEALRGCDMPVWVKNPVCPDVDLWIGAVERLQQAGLKDIRIIHRGFCTVDSSPYRNAPLWELAERFHTHFPELPFYCDPSHIGGKRELLAAICGKAISLYADGLFIESHCCPQKALSDAAQQLTPPALAELLATLKVSIE
- the lsrF gene encoding 3-hydroxy-5-phosphonooxypentane-2,4-dione thiolase, which translates into the protein MADLDDLREGCNFGLGVASTNNSFHVKGAEHLPWGMKDRLSRIFNPKTGRTVMLAFDHGFIMGPTSGLERIDLNIVPLIEYADCLMCTRGILRTVIPPSTNKPICLRSDAGTSILTELNDNVLIDIEDAIRMNVSAMAVMLSIGDAAHEAKTVANLYKAVDKGTRYGIPVMGVTAVGKDMARDARYFGLASRIAAENGANIVKTYYCDGFEKVVAACPVPVVIAGGKKLPELEALELCYKAISEGASGVDMGRNVFQSEAPAAMIQAVHAVVHENLKPEQAFELFNELKNK
- the ccsB gene encoding c-type cytochrome biogenesis protein CcsB; the protein is MKKVSSSLKAMFTSWKITLILLVHYVILLAAATFVEKAQGTAMAREIIYNNPLFYLLQFLLILNFCATAWQARLWSQRKYGVLLLHISFIVILLGALVTNMFGFEGIVHIREGETVSHMRTTEDQRPLPFSIRLDDFKLVRYPGSHSPSSFESFLTIHTEEGERREHIYMNKVIYEQGYRLYQSSYDADEQGTILTVNNDTAGTGITYAGYLLLLAGMLLTLADKKSRFRQLAKQLKRVTPLLLLAFLPTLSFAQKAEAEHLLKNTIPAEQAEQWGRMQIQCPTGRIEPVDTYTDKLLRKIYRSDTFEGLSSEQVIIGFLMNPSYWGNIPFIRQTNKELPQAYALPEGKYIRFFDVFSEDGSYLISDAVDKAYSRPAAERSRLEKDLLKLDEKINILYSLQQGKMFALFPLPGDTSGKWYSPGDDLSVYSGKDSLFVSKIMPWYLGEAFDALRTGTWERAGEVLSMMNVYQQKQSATPLLTEKQVSWELFYNKARLFFWSAMGYIAVGLLLLIFAVGQLLKPGRRLLKTIIIPLVTLVVLIFLLHTSGIGIRWYISGRAPWANAYESMIYVAWATALAGLLFIKRSSMTLALAAFFAGIILFVANLNFMDPEITPLVPVLKSYWLMIHVAVITASYGFFGISFLLGLLTLAFMSAGNPSKVALLQPHIRELRIINEMSLHIGLYLLTAGIFLGAVWANESWGRYWGWDPKETWALITMVVYAFILHARFLPTLRSDYAFSVMSVLGLASVLMTYFGVNYYLSGLHSYGGGDTPPGLTAVFIAYACAFALMIYAGYSQRRQ
- a CDS encoding SUMF1/EgtB/PvdO family nonheme iron enzyme gives rise to the protein MNKKLLVMSVCIALSLPTMAQRRASAKVKAPATWAESIAAAKNRAHAEMQKTCLPVASKVIKAKEAAVPFSADITGLDEMVLYTWGTVDGTGDDQAVWANAKLVAADGSSVWLNDLRSTFKKTGSGSLRFNENAKGQDVVMKGKTYKRTIMANANAQIVVPLDKKYTRFEAEIGLENRSSAGTVIFRLQGITGAGAASDIVAKYPTEATLFLPFGGSDMKALVTTYDAGIEKHIATEVINLLNDKSYFTAQVAQIASKPILDDQVIGYLNLAQEAMKVYHLQESLSWLNMRAIEEAYNDMIKDAGYDKNTNQAKLAELKLLTGKGFSGIYKNEASALEAANKALQLKRDILLANTVLDMDKIIVGRYKIGTSARQVNPRALGTQNNNWSNQTSASRGGFNAEIAELSNLRGDVKTRTIFKPTNGSSVPDLKLHWDADRLMFSMVDTDRRWQVFEVKLDGTGLKKLIETPEKDLEFFDATYLPSGKLIAVSNIGYNGVPCVNGNDEVGNMCLYDPKDGSLRRLTFDQDANWAPTVMNNGRIMYTRWEYTDLTHYFSRFVMHMNPDGTEQKSLYGSGSYFPNSTFDAKPLPGSSSQFIGVISGHHGVTRSGRLMLFDPSRSRKSEKGMLQELPFRDRKIEPIVKDRLVDGVWPQFIKPYPLTDKYFLVTAKLNESALWGVYLIDIYDNLTLIAEFEGEGLICPTPVVQRPVPPVIPEKINPASKEATVFIQDIYEGEGLEGVPRGTVKAFRVLAYEYAYNKTPSDHWAQGVQSGWDIKRLLGTVPVEEDGSAIFKIPANTPISLQPLDSEGRAIQWMRSWLTGMPGETVSCVGCHEDQNQLPIPKRVKASAMAPHEITKPEGGVRSFTFDLEVQPVLDRACIACHDGSNKLADFTGGKIDKFSGFGVSYLNLHPYVYRQGPEAEIEVLDPYEYHASVSPLIKILKTGHHGVELTDKEWQTLYNWIDFNAPYHGKFKANEFKGVEQISRRTELTEKYARSGVDWQAEIRSYAKYLEGQEKPVPVKPEKKEYKDKDVKVKGWPFDKTAAQAMLAKEGETKMSIELAPGVKMNFVRIPAGSFVMGSNRGHSDYSPAHKQVVKKGFWMGEIEVSNEQFRTIFPEHDSRFIRQLWKDHVHEGYPANNPEQPAIRVSWEEAMAFCKKLSEKTGKTVTLPTEVQWEWACRAGSDGEFWYGSLNTDFGKFENLADKHLNQMAVRGVNPMPMRETDPWYKYYTYQPKENGVDDGNMLMVKGGEYQANAWGLYDMQGNVAEWTSSDYLPYPYNEKTQGTGAEKVVRGGSWNDHPKAATTYYRRSYLPWQKVYNVGFRVIIEE
- a CDS encoding DAK2 domain-containing protein; its protein translation is MDKLTIDDFKKMLRNALVCITERSDEFSKLDAVLGDGDHGTAIVQSMSALVATADKGTEFKSMLNDMSFNLMLEISGSTSTLLGGFFLGMSDHAEGTELDVAGVKAMFAGGLEGVRKQTKAKLGDKTMMDALIPAVEAIHACDSADVKAILTAGAEAAVKGAEATKEMKANFGRARNYGERSIGYADSGASSWSCMFDAFAKAL